Within the Gloeobacter kilaueensis JS1 genome, the region AGTTCTAAGGCACCGTGGGGAAAGACGAAGGCCCAGAAGGGATACCAGAGGTCGTTTTGGGCCACCAGAGCGGCGGCGGCTCCGAGGTTGATGCCGTTGCTAAAAACAATCCAGGCGGTGGAGAGCCCGGCGGTGATGCCTCCGGCCACAGCGGCGAAAGAGACGGTGAGGTTGTTGATCATGATGCTGCTGCCGGCAAAGGGGGCGATGCCTACGATCGAGCCAATCCAGAGTTGGTGATTGTCGCGCACTTGATGGACGATCTGGGCAGGCATCACCAGGTCGATAAAGTGCGGGTCGGCCCAACTGCACCACCAGGCGATCAGGCCGCCCACGAGCAGCAGTGCCGTTGCCAGGCCAATTTCAAGGCGACTACGCTGGATGACCGCCGGGAGTTCCCACCGATAAAATGCGACGAGGGCGCGCCACTCCTGTCGCCGCAGTCCCTGGTAGATCTGGCGGTAGCCACGGGCGACCAGGTTCTGGAGGTCGGCGGTGAGCCGTTCGCTCGATTGAGAGGAGCGCAGACGGGCCAGATCGGCGCAGGCGGAGCGGTAGAGGCTCGACAATTCGCGTACCTGCTCCGATTCTAGCGAGCGCAATCCTTTGCTTTCTGCCCGGCTGAGCAGGCGGTCAAATTTTTGCCAGTCCGCCTCGCGGCGGCCAACCCAGCGCTGCAGATTCATCGCACCCGCTTGTCTGGAATGTTTTTAATACTCTAAGGCGGGAGTAGGATAACCTCAAATCGACCCTTCGAGAACAGCCATGCTCCTCCAGCCGCTCCGTACAGGCGATATTGTCAGCGCCGCTGTGCAACTGTACCGCCAGAACTTCAAGACCTTTTTGCCCATTGCGCTTGTCGCGAGCCTCTGGCTGCTGGTGCCCGTCTACGGTTGGGCACAGTACGGAGCAAAGATGGGACTCTTGTGCCGCCTGGCCTACGACCAGCTCAACGGCAGCGGCGAGAGTGAAAAAGAGGCGGCTGCCTTTACCGAGGGGCGCAGGTGGTCCTATCTGCTCGCGGGTTTTCTCTGCCTGATCATCCTGGGAGGCACCTACTTCGTGGTAATTGTCATAGCGATTGCCCTCAGCGTCGGTGCAGCGCTGGTGCTCGGGGCCAGTTCGGCAATCCCCGCCGACCGCACTGTCGCCGCCCAGGTATTCGCTCTTCTTTTTTCGCTGGTGCTACTGGCCCTGTTCGTTCCTTTCTTCTGGCTTTTTACGCGCCTTTTTATCACCGACGCGCCCCTTGCAATCGAGGCGGACCTGGGCGGTTCCGAGGCGCTGCAGCGCAGCTGGAACCTCTCAGGGGGCGGCGTTCTGCGCATTCAACTGGCCGCTTTGATCGCGTTTTTGGTGACGCTGCCTCTGAGCCTGCCTTTTCAGCTGTTGATCGCCTTCCTGCGCACCGTGGCGCTGATCAAAGTGAGCGATGGCGAGGGCGGGGCAGCTGTGTTCGCGGTTTTTAACCTCATCGTCACAGTCGCGCTCACAATCTTGTTCACTCCCTTCTGGCAGGCGCTCAAAGCCGTGCTCTACCAGGATCTGCGCGCCCGCCGCGAGGGGGCCGATCTTACCTTGAGCAGCGAGCCGGTAAAGTTATGAACCCTCTGAAGCGGGTGGTGCTGAGAACGCCTGAGAGCGTCGAACTCGAATACACCCTGGCAGGCATCGGCAACCGCGCCCTGGCCCTGCTCATCGATGTGCTCGTTGTGTCTGGGGTTCTGCTGTTGGGCGTTATCGCTCTGGTGGTAGCGGTGGTCAGCCTGCCGGATTTTCAAAGCTGGCTTTTGGGCACCGGCGCGCTGGTCTTCTTCTTTGTCTACGTCGGTTACTTCGTCGGCTTCGAGTCGCTCTGGCGGGGCCAGACTCCCGGCAAGCGCCTGCTGCAACTGCGGGTGATCCGCGAGGACGGTCGCCCGGTGGGGATTGCCCAGGCTACCCTGCGCGCTCTGCTCAGGGTCATCGATGACGCGTTTTACCTCGGTGCCTACATCATTATCTTTGCGCCCCGCGAGAAGCGCCTCGGCGACTGGGCCGCCGGTACCCTCGTCGTCCAGGAGCCAAAAGCCGGAGGCGAGGGGCAATTTGTTCTTTCTGAAGCAGGTGAGCAACTGGCAGAACAGCTGAAAGTCCGGCTCGATACCGCAAAGCTCCTGGCGGACGATTTTGCCGTGGTGCGCGAATTTCTCCGGCGGCGCACCCGCATGGAAGGGCGGGCCCGGTTGTTCAAAAGTCGAGAACTGGCCGGGCAACTGATCGAACGCTTTGGGCTGAGCGAACTACCGGGACAGGCGGTGAGCGATACCGGCACTGCGCGGGAACTGCGCTCGCTCAAGCGCCTGGCTGAACCGGTGTCCCCTGGTAGCGAACCGGCGGAGATTTTTCTGGAGGCGGTCTATAGCCTCTACCGGAGCCACCGGCCCTCAATGTCTGAGGGCAAGCAGCCAGCTGATGAGCAACAGCAGCAGCAACAATAAGGGCACGCTCCAGAGGCGGCGGCTGAGGGGCGATTGATAGATTGGCGGCGCTTCTTTGGGAGCCTGCGCGTCGCGGTAGAGCGAACAGCGCTGCGCTTTTGGGCAATCCGGCAGGTTGCAATCTTCGCGGTAGGCACAGCGCTCGCACAAAAATTCGCCCTTAGGAGCGACGGCGATGCGGATGCCGGGCCTATCGCCGGCGATGAAGCCAAGCCCGCACTCCGGGCAGCTCTGCTCGTTTTGGGCTAAAAGGGTGCCGCAACGAGGACAGCGCATCAGCTCTCAGTCCTGCACGTAGTCGTCGCCGCAGATAAGGGCGTGCTCGGCGCGCATCAGCTCTCGCCCAAGATAAGCGGCGTGGCAGAACTGGCTCACTACCGGCTTCTGCGTCTCAAAAAGCTGCACGCACATCTCTTTGGCGGTGCGGGCGGTGTAGGTGGCGATCAAGGGCGTGTTGACCGGTCCTCTCGCAGGCAGGGGCTTGCCTGTCTTTGGATCGATGGCGAGGCCCTGATCGTTGACGACCAGAGCGTAGTGGCTGGCGCGCAACAAACCCTCTTCGCGATCGACTGCGATCAAAAAGTACCCGGCTTCGTCGAGGTCGATGTGGCGAGTCGAGAGCTTGCGATCGATCTCGGCAATGCGCGCCTGCCAGGGAGAAACTTGCTGAACCATGAAATCCGCTCGGTTACCCTTCCCATCGTAAATACGGCGATCTTGAGCGTCAAATCGCAGCGCAATCGGGCGGAGGCGCTATCCTTGATAATGAAGAGAATTTAAGTTTTTCTTTCGATTGTTTGCAGGTGGGACCGCCATGACGACCCAGATCACCGACCCGACCCAACTCGATCGCTACGAGTGCCGCACCTGCGGCTACATCTACGAACCTACCAGAGGTGAAGCTGTGGTGGCGGCAGGGACCGCCTTCGAGGATCTGCCGGCTGCCTGGAAGTGCCCGGTCTGCTCCTCGCCTTCGAGTCGCTTCAAAAGCATCGGGCCCAAGGTAGGCACGGTGGCCGGTTTTGAAGAAAACGCCGGGTATGGCTGGGGCGTCAACCTCCTCAACCCGCAGGCAAAGAACCTGCTTATCTTTGGGGCACTGTTTCTCGGCTTTGCCTTCTTTATGAGCATTTATTTTCTGAGCAGCTGACGCCATGGGCAAAGGTCGCG harbors:
- a CDS encoding stage II sporulation protein M, which translates into the protein MNLQRWVGRREADWQKFDRLLSRAESKGLRSLESEQVRELSSLYRSACADLARLRSSQSSERLTADLQNLVARGYRQIYQGLRRQEWRALVAFYRWELPAVIQRSRLEIGLATALLLVGGLIAWWCSWADPHFIDLVMPAQIVHQVRDNHQLWIGSIVGIAPFAGSSIMINNLTVSFAAVAGGITAGLSTAWIVFSNGINLGAAAALVAQNDLWYPFWAFVFPHGALELPAIFLAGGAGLLLARALLFPGRLTRVAALKLWGGEAAKLVYGIVPLLLIAGTIEGFFSPNPTIPEPFKYMAGSILFILLVLYGSRRKAGESRSGS
- a CDS encoding RDD family protein is translated as MNPLKRVVLRTPESVELEYTLAGIGNRALALLIDVLVVSGVLLLGVIALVVAVVSLPDFQSWLLGTGALVFFFVYVGYFVGFESLWRGQTPGKRLLQLRVIREDGRPVGIAQATLRALLRVIDDAFYLGAYIIIFAPREKRLGDWAAGTLVVQEPKAGGEGQFVLSEAGEQLAEQLKVRLDTAKLLADDFAVVREFLRRRTRMEGRARLFKSRELAGQLIERFGLSELPGQAVSDTGTARELRSLKRLAEPVSPGSEPAEIFLEAVYSLYRSHRPSMSEGKQPADEQQQQQQ
- a CDS encoding DUF4346 domain-containing protein, with the translated sequence MVQQVSPWQARIAEIDRKLSTRHIDLDEAGYFLIAVDREEGLLRASHYALVVNDQGLAIDPKTGKPLPARGPVNTPLIATYTARTAKEMCVQLFETQKPVVSQFCHAAYLGRELMRAEHALICGDDYVQD
- a CDS encoding rubredoxin, whose amino-acid sequence is MTTQITDPTQLDRYECRTCGYIYEPTRGEAVVAAGTAFEDLPAAWKCPVCSSPSSRFKSIGPKVGTVAGFEENAGYGWGVNLLNPQAKNLLIFGALFLGFAFFMSIYFLSS